Below is a window of Pseudomonas eucalypticola DNA.
AAGCAGGACCCGGATTTGCGGGTGCTCAGCCAACCCGGCTTCAACCTGGGCTTCCTGGCCTACAACGTGACCCACAAACCCCTGGACCAGTTGAAGGTGCGCCAGGCCCTGGACATGGCCATCGACAAGCCGGCGATCATCAAGGCGGTGTACCAGAGCGCCGGTCAGTTGGCCCAGAACGCCTTGCCACCGGCCCAATGGTCCTATGACCCGACCATCAAGGACGCCCCCTACAACCCTGACAAGGCCCGCCAACTGCTGAAAGAGGCCGGGGTCAAGGAAGGTACCACCATCGACCTGTGGGCCATGACCGTGCAACGCGCCTCCAACCCCAATGCGCGCATGTCTGCGCAGATGATCCAGAGCGACTGGGCCAAGATCGGTATCAAGGCCAACATCGTCAGCTATGAATGGGGCGAGTACATCAAGCGGGCCAAGGCCGGCGAGCATGACGTGATGATCTACGGCTGGACCGGCGACAACGGTGATCCGGACAACTGGCTGGGCGTGCTCTATAGCTGCGCCGCGGTGAAAGGCAGCAACTACGCCAAGTGGTGCGACCCTGCGTATGACAAGCTGATCCAGAAAGCCAAGCTGAGCGCCGACCGTGACGAGCGCATCAAGCTGTACCAGCAGGCCCAGCACATTCTCAAGGCCCAGGTGCCGATCACCCCGATCGCCAACTCCACGGTGTTCCAACCCATGCGCAAAGAAGTACAGGACTTCCGCATCAGCCCGTTCGGCCTGACGCCGTTCTATGGCGTCAGCGTGCAACAGTAGGCAGCTGCTCATCCTTCAAACCAGTCCTATCCATGCGCACCAAAACGGTGCGCATTGTTGACCGAATGATCAGTTTTCGGGCGAGCTACGCCCCAGAATAAACGTACGCAAACGTTCAACTGGGTCATTTCTTACACCGATGCGACATTCTAGTACGACCGTTCCACGTATGAGCCTTTCCCTCCGCCTAAAGTATTGCTTTGGGTATGCGGCCTGCATAAGTATCGGCGGGTCGACCCACAAGGTCCCCCTCAATCAAAAAACACAACAACTGAGGCCAACATGCTCAAACACGCGGTCATTCCGTTTCTGATCGGCGCCGGCATGCTTGCCAGTGCTCCTTTTGCCCTGGCAGCCCCCACCAGCCTGGTGTTCTGCTCCGAGGGCAGCCCGGCCGGTTTTGACCCGGGCCAGTACACCACCGGCACTGACTTCGATGCTTCGGCCGAAACCATCTTCAACCGCCTCAGCCAGTTCGAGCGCGGGGGCACCGCCGTGGTCCCAGGCCTCGCTACCCGCTGGGACGTATCCCCGGACGGCCTGACCTACACCTTCCACCTGCGCGAAGGGGTCAAGTTCCACACCACCGATTACTTCAAGCCGACGCGCGACTTCAATGCCGACGACGTGCTGTTCACCTTCAACCGCATGCTCGACAAGGACATGCCGTTCCGCAAGGCGTACCCCACGGAGTTTCCGTACTTCACCGACATGGGCATGAACGACAACATCACCAAGGTCGAGAAAGTCGACGACCACACCGTCACGTTCAGCCTCAAGACCGTCGACGCTGCATTCATCCAGGACATGGCGATGAGCTTCGCCTCCATCCAGTCCGCCGAATACGCCGCGCAGCTGCTCAAGGAAGGCAAGCCCCAGGACCTGAACCAGAAGCCCATCGGCACCGGCCCCTTCGTGTTCAGCGAGTACCAAAAGGACGCGCAGATCCGTTACAAGGGCAACAAGGAGTACTGGAACCCGTCTGACGTAAAGGTCGACAACCTGATCTTTGCCATCACCACCGACGCTTCGGTGCGCATGCAGAAGCTCAAGAAGAACGAGTGCCAGATCACTGCCTACCCGCGTCCGGCCGACATCGAGCCGCTCAAGGCCGACCCGAACCTGAAGATGCCTGAGCAGGCCGGTTTCAACCTCGGGTATATCGCCTACAACGTCACCCACAAGCCGTTCGACAACCTCAAGTTCCGCCAGGCGCTGGACATGGCGGTGAACAAGCAGCAGATCATCAAGTCGGTGTACCTGGGCGCCGGCCAACTGGCGGTCAACGCCATGCCGCCGACCCAGTGGTCGTACGACACCACCATCAAGGATGCGGCCTACGACCCCGAGAAAGCCAAGGCCCTGCTCAAGGAAGCCGGGGTACCGGAGGGCACCACCATCAACCTGTGGGCCATGCCCGTGCAGCGCCCCTACAACCCCAATGCCAAGCTGATGGCCGAAATGCTGCAGTCGGACTGGGGCAAGATCGGCATCAAGGCCAACATCGTCAGCTACGAGTGGGGCGAGTACATCAAGCGTGCCCACAACGGCGAGACCGACGCCATGCTGATTGGCTGGAGCGGCGACAACGGTGACCCGGACAACTGGCTGGGCACGCTGCTGGGCTGCGATGCTGTCAATGGCAACAACTTCGGCAAATGGTGCGACGCCGACTTCGACAAGCTGATCAAGGCGGCCAAGGCCACCTCCGACCAGGCCAAGCGCATCGAGCTGTACAAGCAGGCGCAACACCGCATGAAGGACCAGGTGCCGATCACCCCGATCGCCAACTCCACGGTCTACCAGCCGATGCGCAGCAACGTCGTGGACTTCAAGATCAGCCCCTTCGGCCTGAACTCGTTCTACGGCGTGGGTCTCGACGAAAGCAAGAAATAACCCTCGGCGTGCAGAAACTGGCTTGCCAGCGAGCTTTTCAGCCCGAAAAGCACGCTGGCAGGCCAGCGCTTCGACGATCGGTGCAAGCTCCCTTAAACCTTTGATTACTGCATTTTCAAGCAGGGCCCTCGTGCATTTCAGAAACGTCCTACAAGCCCCGGCGATTTCGCGCATTTACGGTCATGGCTGACGCCCCTAGTTTCGAACCCCTGCCCAATCGACCCGCGGGCACTTCGAACCAGACAACAAGGAATAGACCGTCATGCGTCATCATCACCTGGTTGCATCCCTATTGAGCGTCGGCCTGCTGGCCGAGATTCCGCTCGCCCACGCCAATGGCAAGAGCCTGGTATTTTGCTCCGAAGGCAGCCCTGCCGGCTTCGATATCGCCCAGTTCACCGGCGGTACCGACAACGACGCGGCCGAGCCGTTGTACAACCGCCTGACCGAGTTCGAGCGCGGCGGCACCGCCGTGGTCCCAGGGCTGGCCACGCACTGGGATGTGTCCGAGGACGGGCTGACGTATACCTTTCACCTGCGCGAAGGGGTGAAATTCCACAGCAACAAGGCCTTTACCCCCAGCCGCGACTTCAATGCCGACGACGTGCTGTTCAGCTTCAACCGCATGCTCGACCGCAACCACCCGTTCACCCAGGCCTACCCCACCGAATTTCCCTACTTCGGTTCAATGAGCCTGGACAAGAACATCGCCAAGGTGGAGAAAACCGGCCCCCACACCGTGGTGTTCACCCTGCGCAGTGTCGACGCTGCGTTCGTGCAGAACATCGCCATGAGCTTCGCCGCCATTCTTTCGGCCGAATACGCCGACCAACTGCTCAAGGCTGGCAAGGCCAGTGATATCAACCACAAGCCCATCGGTACCGGGCCTTTCGCACTGGCGCGCTACCAGAAGGATTCGCAGATCCGCTACAAGGCGCACGACCAGTACTGGGACCCCAGCAAGGTCAAGGTGGGACAGCTGATCTACTCGATCAACATCGACCCGTCGGTGCGCATCCAGAAGCTGCGCAAGAACGAATGCCAGGTCACCCTCAACCCACGCCCGGCCGACCTGGCGGTGCTGGAGGCTGACAGCAAGTTGAAGGTGCTGCAGGCGCCGGGCTACAACCTGGGCTACATCGCCTACAACGTGCAGCACCCACCGTTCGACAACCTCAAGGTGCGCCAGGCCATGGACATGGCCGTGAACAAGCAGGCCATCCTGGAGTCGGTGTACCAGCAAGCCGGGCAGCTGGCGGTCAATGCCATGCCGCCCACCCAGTGGTCTTACGACACCAGCATCAAGGACGCGCCATTCGATCCGGAAAAAGCCCGACAGCTGCTCAAGGAAGCCGGCATCAAGGAAGGTCATGAGTTCACCCTGTGGGCCATGCCGGTGCAGCGCCCCTACAACCCCAACGCCAAGCTGATGGCGCAGATGCTTCAGGCCGACTGGGCGAAAGTGGGCCTCAAGGCCCGCATCGTCAGTTATGAGTGGGGCGAGTACCTCAAGCGCGCCAAGGCCGGCGAGCACGACGTGATCCTGATGGGTTGGACCGGCGACAACGGTGACCCCGACAACTGGCTGGGCACCCTGTACAGCTGCGACGCCATTGGCAGCAACAACGCCGCCATGTGGTGCGACCCTGCCTATGACGCCCTGGTGAAGAAAGCCAAGACCCTCAACTACCAGGAGCAGCGCAGCGAGCTGTACCTGCAGGCTCAGCGGCGGCTGAAAGAACAGGTGCCGATCACTCCGATCGCCCACTCCACCGTCAGCCAACCCATCAGCGCCAAGGTGCAGGACTTCAAGGTCAGCCCTTTTGGCCGCAACTCTTTTGACGGAGTGTCACTGACCGACTGACCGTACAGGCCCAGAAGGTCCGGCCCTCGGCCGGGCACCTCCGCCCAGGGCAAGCCTTGCCACCATGAACGATGGCAAACGTTTGCAAACGTTGTTGTACCCAAAGTTGACCAGGCACCCGAATGTGCCCGGCATAAAAAAAAGAAAACCAAGGAGCTTCACCATGAACATAACAAGAAAAACCATGCTGGCATTGTCCATCAGCAGCCTGTCTGCCGTGGCCTTCGCCGACGAACCCAGCCAGGCCTTCACGCCCACCACGTTGAAGACCACCAGTGCCCAGGCCGAGGCTAACGGCTTCGTGGAAGACCAGAGCCTGTCGGGCTGGACACGCAACTGGTATGCCCGCGAACAGTCCAAACGGGGGCCACTGTTCACCCACAGCAAGGACGGCACCCGGGAGCCTATGAACAACCGTACCAACTGGCTGCAAGGTACCACGCTGAACTACACCTCTGGTTTCACCCAGGGCACCGTCGGCTTCGGTGTCGAGGCGGCGATGTACAACGTGGTGGCGCTGGAGCGCGGCAGTGCCCGCAACGGTGGTTCCAACAACCGCACGCTGGCTGACAGCGACGGCGACACCGTGGGCCAGTGGAGCAAGCTGGGCCTGGGCAACGTCAAGGCGCGGGTCTCCAACACCACCCTCACCCTGGGCCGCCAGGCCATGAACACGCCCATGGTCGCTACCATTGGCAACCGTGCCTTGCCGTCGAGCTTCGAAGGCGTGGCCATCGACAGCAAGGAATTCAACAATTTGTCGTTTCAGGCCGGCACGTTTGACCGCGTGTCGCCGCGTACCGAGCAGAGCTTGAGCAAGTTCCGCACCGAATACGGCGCCACCGGCGTGGAAACCGACCGTGTCACCACCGCCGGCGCCAACTACCAGCCGTTCGAAAGCCTGACCACTACCCTGTTCGCCACCCAGGCCGATGATTTCTGGAACCAGTACTACTTCGGTGCCGAACATGTGCTGGGCGACAGCGCGGTAGTAAGCCTGACCACCGGCCTGAACTACTACAAGACCCGCGATACCGGCGCCCGCAAGATGGGCAAGATCGACAACGACACCGGCAGCCTGTCGCTGACCGCCACGCACCAGGCCCACAGCCTGACCCTGGCGTACCAGCAGGTGAACGGCAACGAGTACTTCGACTACCTGCACGAAACCAACGGCATCTTCCTGGCCAACTCCCTGCTGTCGGACTTCAACGGCCCGAACGAGAAGTCCTTCCAGGTGGCCTACGGCCTGAACATGGCCCAGTACGGCGTGCCGGGCTTGAAATTCAATGCCTACACCGCCCGCGGCTGGGGTATCGACGGTACCCACTACACCGGCACCGCCTACGACGTGCGCAAGATGGATGGCGAGACCCACTATGAATATGGCGTGGGCACCAGCTACGTGATTCAGAGCGGCGCCCTGAAAGACACCAGCGTGCGGGCGACCTACACCGCCCACCGCGCCAGTGCCAACCAGGCTGATGGCAGCCTGGACGAATTGCGGATCGTGACCACGATTCCATTCAACATTCTTTAAGTAAACCGAGGCAAGCTGCAAGCAAAAGCCGTTCGCGGTGCTTGCAGCTTGAAGTTCAAAACCTGCAGCTCCCAGAGGGCCTATATGAAAGCGCTACCCCTTCGTGCCGCCATCGCGGCAGCCTTGTTCAGCGTGGCCGTCGGTATTTCGGCCAAGCCCCTGGTGGTCTGTACCGAAGCCAGCCCGGAAGGTTTCGACATCGTCCAATACACGGCGGCCACCACCGCCGACGCGTCGTCGGAAACCCTGTTCAACCGCCTGGCCAGCTTCAAGCCCGGCACCACCGACATCGAACCGGACCTGGCGCAAAGCTGGGACATCAGCGCCGACGGCAAGCGCTACACCTTTCACCTGCGCAAGGGCGTGAAGTTCCAGACTACCGATTACTTCAAGCCCAGCCGCGACTTCAACGCCGATGACGTGCTGTGGAGCTTCGAGCGCCAGCTCGACCCCAAGCACCCTTGGCACGACAAGGCCCCCATGGGCTTTCCCTATTTCGAAGCCATGGGCATGAAAGACCTGATCGACAGCATCGACAAGGTCGACGACTACACTGTTCGTTTCAACCTCAAGCGTCCCGAGTCGCCCTTCCTGAGGGACATGGCCATGGCCTTTGCGTCGATCTATTCCGCCGAATACGGCGACCAATTGCTCAAGGCAGGCAAGACCGGCGACATCAACAGCAAACCCATCGGTACCGGGCCATTCATTCTGGTGCGCTACAACAAGGACGCGATGGTGCGCTACAAGGCCAACCCCGACTACTACAAGGGTGTGCCGCCCAGCGAAGCGCTGGTGTTCGCCATCACCACCGACAGCAACGTACGCCTGCAGAAACTGCGCGCCAATGAATGCCAGGTGGCTGTGTACCCCAAGCCGGACGACATTCCCAGCATCAAGGCCGACCCGAACCTGCGCATCGACGAGATGGAAGCACTGATGACCAGCTACGTGGCCATCAACACCTCGCACAAATACCTGGGGGACGTGCGCGTGCGCCAGGCCATCGCCATGGCCCTGGACAAGCCCACCCTGGTCAAGACCCTGTTCGGTGAAGGGGGCGCCACCCAAGGCACCGGCCCCTACCCTCCGACCTTGCTGGGGTTCGACAAGACCATCGTTGAGCCGCCCCATGACCTGGACAAGGCACGGGCGCTACTCAAGGAAGCCGGGGTGCCGACCGGCACCCGTTTCACCGTATTCGTGCGTAACGGTAGCGGCCCCACCAACCCCAACCCCACGCTCGCGGCCCAGTTGTTGCAGGCAGACCTTGCCAAGATCGGTCTCAACCTCGATATTCGCGTGTTCGAGTGGGGGGAAATGGTCAAGCGCCTGAAACAGGGCGAACACGACATGGCCTTCTACGGTTGGGCCGGCGACAACGGCGACCCCGACAATTTCCTCAGCCCCAACCTGAGCTGCGACGCAGCCAGCAGTGGGGAAAACGCGGCACGGTGGTGCAACAAGGAGTTCGACAGTCTGCTAGCCCAGGCACGCGCCAGCAGCGACCCGACCGAACGCGCCCACGCGTACCAGCAAGCCCAGGCCATTTTCGCCCAGGACATTCCTTGGCTGAGCCTGGCTTACCCACGCTTATTCACTGCTTTGCGCAAAAACGTCGAGGGCTACCACATCAACCCCCTGACCAATAACAACTTCGCCACCACCCTGGTGAAGTAAAAAAGAAGAACACCTGCCCACACCCGCGATCGGGTCGTGGGCGGGCCATGCCTAACCGGCTGATGAGGTACCAATCAAGATGTTTAGTTTTATAGCCCGCCGTGTGGGATTGCTGATCCCGACCTTCTTCGGCATCACCTTGCTGACGTTCGCGTTGATACGCCTGATTCCCGGCGACCCGGTGGAAGTGATGATGGGCGAGCGGCGCGTCGACCCGGAAATGCACGCCCAGGCCATGGAGCGCCTGGGCCTGAACAAGCCACTGTATGCCCAGTACCTGGACTACATCGGCAACCTGGCCCACGGCAACCTGGGCGAATCCCTGCGTACCCGGGAAAGCGTGTGGCATGAGTTCCTGTCGCTGTTCCCGGCGACCCTGGAATTGTCCATCGCCGCGCTGATCTTCGCCGGCACCCTGGGGCTGCTGGCGGGGGTGATCGCAGCGCTCAAGCGCGGCTCACTGTTCGACCACGGGGTGATGGGCATTTCCCTGGCGGGCTATTCCATGCCGATCTTCTGGTGGGGTCTGATCCTGATCATGTTTTTCTCCGTCAGCCTGGGCTGGACCCCGGTGTCGGGGCGCATCGACCTGCTGTACGACATCGAACCCAAGACCGGCTTCATGCTCATCGACACATTGCTCAGCGACGAGCAGGGCTCATTCCTGGACGCCCTGCGGCACCTGATCCTGCCGGCTATCGTGCTGGGCACCATCCCGCTGGCAGTGATCGCGCGCATGACCCGCTCCTCGATGCTCGAAGTGCTGCGTGAAGACTACGTGCGCACCGCCCGCGCCAAGGGCCTGTCACCGGCCCGCGTAGTGTTCGTGCATGGCCTGCGCAACGCGCTGATCCCGGTACTGACGGTGTTCGGCCTGCAAGTGGGCACCCTGCTGGCGGGTGCCGTACTGACCGAAACCATCTTCTCCTGGCCCGGCGTCGGCAAATGGCTGATCGAAGCCATTGGCGCCCGGGACTACCCCGTCGTGCAGAACGGCATCCTGTTGATCGCCTGCCTGGTGATCCTGGTCAACTTCGTGGTGGACATCCTCTACGGCCTGGCCAACCCACGCATCCGTCATCAGCGCTGAGGGCTCGAACATGACTACCCCAACCCCTGCGGTCGTTGTCGACCAAAGCCTGCTGTACCCATCGCCCTACAAGGAGTTCTGGCAAGCGTTCGCCAAGAACAAGGGTGCCGTCGCCGGCCTGGCGTTCATGCTGCTGATCATCTTCTGCGCGCTGTTCGCGCCGTGGGTGGCGCCCCATGACCCCAGCGAGCAATTTCGTGATGCACTGCTGACCCCGCCCGTGTGGCTGCAGGGCGGCCAATGGCAGTACCTGCTGGGTACCGACGAGCTGGGCCGTGACCTGCTGTCACGGCTGATCCACGGTTCGCGCCTGTCGCTGCTGATCGGCCTGTCGTCGGTGGTGATGTCGCTGATCCCGGGTATCTTCCTGGGCCTGGTGGCCGGGTTCTTCCCGCGTGTCATGGGCCCCGGCATCATGCGCCTGATGGACGTGATGCTGGCCCTGCCCTCGCTGCTGCTGGCCGTGGCGATCGTCGCCATCCTCGGCCCAGGCCTGATCAACACCGTGATCGCCATCGCCGTGGTGTCGCTGCCGTCCTACGTGCGCCTGACCCGCGCCGCGGTCATGGGCGAACTGAACCGCGACTACGTCACCGCCGCGCGCCTGGCCGGTGCCAGCCTGCCGCGCCTGATGTTCGTCACCGTGCTGCCCAACTGCATGGCGCCGCTGATCGTGCAGGCCACCCTGAGCTTCAGCTCGGCCATCCTCGACGCCGCCGCCCTGGGTTTCCTGGGCCTGGGCGTGCAGCCGCCCACCCCTGAGTGGGGCACCATGCTGGCCTCGGCCCGCGACTACATCGAACGTGCCTGGTGGGTGGTGAGCCTGCCTGGCCTGACCATCTTGCTCAGCGTGCTGGCAATCAACCTGATGGGCGACGGACTGCGCGATGCGCTGGACCCGAAACTCAAGAATGCCGCCTGAGGGAACGACCATGTCACTGTTGCAAATCAAGAATCTGAACGTGCGCTTTGGCGACGCCAAGGCGGTGCCCGTGGTCGACGGCCTGGACCTGTCCGTGGACAAGGGTGAAGTGCTGGCCATCGTCGGCGAGTCCGGTTCCGGCAAGTCCGTGACCATGATGGCGCTGATGGGCCTGATCGATCACCCGGGCATCATCACCGCCGACGCCCTGGCGTTCGACGGCCGCGATATGCTCAAGCTCAGCGCCCGGCAGCGTCGCCAAGTAGTGGGCAAGGACCTGGCAATGATCTTCCAGGACCCCATGACCGCGCTCAACCCCAGCTACACCGTGGGCTTCCAGATCGAAGAAGTGCTGCGCCAGCACCTGGGCCTGTCCGGCAAGGCCGCGCGCCAGCGTGCCCTGGAGCTGCTGAAGAAGGTGGAGATTCCCGGCGCCGAAAGCCGCCTGGACGCCTACCCGCACCAGTTGTCCGGCGGCATGAGCCAGCGCGTGGCAATCGCCATGGCCATCGCCGGCGAGCCCAAGCTGCTGATCGCCGACGAACCCACTACCGCCCTGGACGTGACCATCCAAGCGCAGATCATGGAGCTGCTGCTCAACCTGCAACGCGAGCAGAACATGGCCCTGATCCTCATTACCCACGACCTCGCCGTGGTCGCCGAGACCGCCCAGCGCGTATGCGTGATGTACGCAGGCCAGGCGGTGGAAGTCGGCCAGGTGCCGCAGTTGTTCGATATCCCGGCCCACCCGTATACCGAAGCATTGCTCAA
It encodes the following:
- a CDS encoding ABC transporter substrate-binding protein gives rise to the protein MLKHAVIPFLIGAGMLASAPFALAAPTSLVFCSEGSPAGFDPGQYTTGTDFDASAETIFNRLSQFERGGTAVVPGLATRWDVSPDGLTYTFHLREGVKFHTTDYFKPTRDFNADDVLFTFNRMLDKDMPFRKAYPTEFPYFTDMGMNDNITKVEKVDDHTVTFSLKTVDAAFIQDMAMSFASIQSAEYAAQLLKEGKPQDLNQKPIGTGPFVFSEYQKDAQIRYKGNKEYWNPSDVKVDNLIFAITTDASVRMQKLKKNECQITAYPRPADIEPLKADPNLKMPEQAGFNLGYIAYNVTHKPFDNLKFRQALDMAVNKQQIIKSVYLGAGQLAVNAMPPTQWSYDTTIKDAAYDPEKAKALLKEAGVPEGTTINLWAMPVQRPYNPNAKLMAEMLQSDWGKIGIKANIVSYEWGEYIKRAHNGETDAMLIGWSGDNGDPDNWLGTLLGCDAVNGNNFGKWCDADFDKLIKAAKATSDQAKRIELYKQAQHRMKDQVPITPIANSTVYQPMRSNVVDFKISPFGLNSFYGVGLDESKK
- a CDS encoding ABC transporter substrate-binding protein, with product MRHHHLVASLLSVGLLAEIPLAHANGKSLVFCSEGSPAGFDIAQFTGGTDNDAAEPLYNRLTEFERGGTAVVPGLATHWDVSEDGLTYTFHLREGVKFHSNKAFTPSRDFNADDVLFSFNRMLDRNHPFTQAYPTEFPYFGSMSLDKNIAKVEKTGPHTVVFTLRSVDAAFVQNIAMSFAAILSAEYADQLLKAGKASDINHKPIGTGPFALARYQKDSQIRYKAHDQYWDPSKVKVGQLIYSINIDPSVRIQKLRKNECQVTLNPRPADLAVLEADSKLKVLQAPGYNLGYIAYNVQHPPFDNLKVRQAMDMAVNKQAILESVYQQAGQLAVNAMPPTQWSYDTSIKDAPFDPEKARQLLKEAGIKEGHEFTLWAMPVQRPYNPNAKLMAQMLQADWAKVGLKARIVSYEWGEYLKRAKAGEHDVILMGWTGDNGDPDNWLGTLYSCDAIGSNNAAMWCDPAYDALVKKAKTLNYQEQRSELYLQAQRRLKEQVPITPIAHSTVSQPISAKVQDFKVSPFGRNSFDGVSLTD
- a CDS encoding OprD family porin, whose product is MNITRKTMLALSISSLSAVAFADEPSQAFTPTTLKTTSAQAEANGFVEDQSLSGWTRNWYAREQSKRGPLFTHSKDGTREPMNNRTNWLQGTTLNYTSGFTQGTVGFGVEAAMYNVVALERGSARNGGSNNRTLADSDGDTVGQWSKLGLGNVKARVSNTTLTLGRQAMNTPMVATIGNRALPSSFEGVAIDSKEFNNLSFQAGTFDRVSPRTEQSLSKFRTEYGATGVETDRVTTAGANYQPFESLTTTLFATQADDFWNQYYFGAEHVLGDSAVVSLTTGLNYYKTRDTGARKMGKIDNDTGSLSLTATHQAHSLTLAYQQVNGNEYFDYLHETNGIFLANSLLSDFNGPNEKSFQVAYGLNMAQYGVPGLKFNAYTARGWGIDGTHYTGTAYDVRKMDGETHYEYGVGTSYVIQSGALKDTSVRATYTAHRASANQADGSLDELRIVTTIPFNIL
- a CDS encoding ABC transporter substrate-binding protein → MKALPLRAAIAAALFSVAVGISAKPLVVCTEASPEGFDIVQYTAATTADASSETLFNRLASFKPGTTDIEPDLAQSWDISADGKRYTFHLRKGVKFQTTDYFKPSRDFNADDVLWSFERQLDPKHPWHDKAPMGFPYFEAMGMKDLIDSIDKVDDYTVRFNLKRPESPFLRDMAMAFASIYSAEYGDQLLKAGKTGDINSKPIGTGPFILVRYNKDAMVRYKANPDYYKGVPPSEALVFAITTDSNVRLQKLRANECQVAVYPKPDDIPSIKADPNLRIDEMEALMTSYVAINTSHKYLGDVRVRQAIAMALDKPTLVKTLFGEGGATQGTGPYPPTLLGFDKTIVEPPHDLDKARALLKEAGVPTGTRFTVFVRNGSGPTNPNPTLAAQLLQADLAKIGLNLDIRVFEWGEMVKRLKQGEHDMAFYGWAGDNGDPDNFLSPNLSCDAASSGENAARWCNKEFDSLLAQARASSDPTERAHAYQQAQAIFAQDIPWLSLAYPRLFTALRKNVEGYHINPLTNNNFATTLVK
- a CDS encoding ABC transporter permease subunit, whose protein sequence is MFSFIARRVGLLIPTFFGITLLTFALIRLIPGDPVEVMMGERRVDPEMHAQAMERLGLNKPLYAQYLDYIGNLAHGNLGESLRTRESVWHEFLSLFPATLELSIAALIFAGTLGLLAGVIAALKRGSLFDHGVMGISLAGYSMPIFWWGLILIMFFSVSLGWTPVSGRIDLLYDIEPKTGFMLIDTLLSDEQGSFLDALRHLILPAIVLGTIPLAVIARMTRSSMLEVLREDYVRTARAKGLSPARVVFVHGLRNALIPVLTVFGLQVGTLLAGAVLTETIFSWPGVGKWLIEAIGARDYPVVQNGILLIACLVILVNFVVDILYGLANPRIRHQR
- a CDS encoding ABC transporter permease subunit is translated as MTTPTPAVVVDQSLLYPSPYKEFWQAFAKNKGAVAGLAFMLLIIFCALFAPWVAPHDPSEQFRDALLTPPVWLQGGQWQYLLGTDELGRDLLSRLIHGSRLSLLIGLSSVVMSLIPGIFLGLVAGFFPRVMGPGIMRLMDVMLALPSLLLAVAIVAILGPGLINTVIAIAVVSLPSYVRLTRAAVMGELNRDYVTAARLAGASLPRLMFVTVLPNCMAPLIVQATLSFSSAILDAAALGFLGLGVQPPTPEWGTMLASARDYIERAWWVVSLPGLTILLSVLAINLMGDGLRDALDPKLKNAA
- a CDS encoding ABC transporter ATP-binding protein encodes the protein MSLLQIKNLNVRFGDAKAVPVVDGLDLSVDKGEVLAIVGESGSGKSVTMMALMGLIDHPGIITADALAFDGRDMLKLSARQRRQVVGKDLAMIFQDPMTALNPSYTVGFQIEEVLRQHLGLSGKAARQRALELLKKVEIPGAESRLDAYPHQLSGGMSQRVAIAMAIAGEPKLLIADEPTTALDVTIQAQIMELLLNLQREQNMALILITHDLAVVAETAQRVCVMYAGQAVEVGQVPQLFDIPAHPYTEALLKAIPEHSEGAERLATLPGIVPGRYDRPQGCLLSPRCPYVQDSCRAQRPGLDPKAHSLARCFYPLNQEVA